A single Prochlorococcus marinus XMU1410 DNA region contains:
- a CDS encoding GTP-binding protein, with protein sequence MNYLKLKYIKYVVLILFLYILFSIFVRIVNIYTLLFLIIIIYTFYNIDKKLFKKIVYKVIYKNKKNTLSFKNTYGAAKISLEGVDKINKKISDKVKAELLNYQKNKLESQLKTGDYKVTLFGAGSSGKTSIARSLLKNIVGQTSAKIGTTKQINSYKIRIPILKRNINIVDTPGLFEPSIKGEEREKATIIQASNSDLVLFVLDQDINKYENYLIKELLKLRKKIIIVLNKCDLRSRDENILIKENIISITSARKNKISVVQTIAVPQKSPYTKSDALNLVPEVGSLFREIIETLDNNGEELLADNILFRSNKLGIKSKNFVQEQRYLMSNKVINKYMWITGGVILVNPLPAVDFLTTTSVNLQMIMDLSKIYEIKLTKKDAKDLATSLLSALAKQGILKGGLAILSPALATSLTRIILSKSIQSVTAGWLIRIVGLSLIEYFKNGQDWGDGGIQEVVDKIYRISKREDILNNFVKEAISKIEMKKYFKSNKSLPPFTN encoded by the coding sequence ATGAATTACTTGAAATTAAAGTATATAAAGTATGTAGTATTGATATTATTTCTTTATATTTTATTTTCCATATTTGTAAGAATAGTAAATATTTATACTCTTTTATTTTTAATTATAATTATTTATACTTTTTATAATATTGATAAAAAATTATTTAAAAAAATAGTTTATAAAGTTATATATAAAAATAAAAAAAATACACTTTCATTCAAAAATACATATGGTGCTGCCAAGATAAGTTTGGAAGGAGTCGATAAAATTAACAAAAAAATTAGTGATAAAGTAAAAGCTGAATTGTTAAATTACCAAAAAAATAAACTAGAGTCCCAATTAAAAACAGGAGATTATAAAGTTACTCTTTTTGGAGCAGGTTCCTCAGGAAAAACATCTATAGCAAGATCTTTATTGAAAAATATTGTCGGACAAACCTCAGCAAAAATTGGTACAACAAAGCAAATTAATAGCTATAAAATTCGTATACCAATTTTAAAAAGAAACATTAATATAGTCGATACTCCGGGTTTATTCGAGCCATCTATAAAAGGAGAAGAAAGAGAAAAAGCAACAATTATACAAGCATCAAATTCTGACTTAGTTCTTTTTGTGTTAGATCAGGACATAAATAAATACGAAAACTATTTAATTAAAGAATTATTAAAATTAAGAAAAAAAATAATAATAGTTCTAAATAAATGTGATTTGAGGTCTAGAGATGAAAATATCCTTATCAAAGAAAATATAATTTCTATAACATCCGCTAGAAAAAATAAAATTTCAGTTGTTCAAACAATTGCTGTACCTCAAAAATCTCCCTATACAAAATCAGATGCTTTAAATTTAGTTCCAGAGGTAGGAAGTTTATTTAGAGAAATAATTGAAACCCTCGATAATAATGGTGAAGAGTTATTGGCAGATAATATTCTTTTTCGCTCAAATAAGTTAGGTATTAAAAGTAAAAATTTCGTTCAAGAACAAAGATATTTAATGTCAAATAAAGTGATTAATAAATATATGTGGATAACAGGAGGAGTAATACTAGTTAATCCACTACCAGCTGTTGATTTTCTTACTACTACCTCCGTAAACCTTCAAATGATAATGGATTTATCAAAAATATATGAAATAAAGCTTACAAAAAAAGATGCAAAAGATTTGGCGACTTCATTGCTAAGCGCATTGGCTAAACAAGGAATATTAAAAGGGGGTCTCGCCATTCTTTCTCCTGCTTTAGCTACAAGCTTGACTAGAATAATATTATCTAAATCTATACAATCAGTTACAGCAGGCTGGTTAATAAGAATAGTAGGACTAAGTTTGATTGAATATTTTAAAAATGGTCAAGATTGGGGAGATGGAGGAATTCAAGAAGTAGTAGATAAGATCTATAGAATAAGTAAAAGAGAGGATATTTTAAATAATTTCGTAAAAGAAGCTATTTCAAAAATTGAAATGAAAAAATATTTTAAATCAAATAAAAGTTTGCCTCCATTTACTAATTAA
- a CDS encoding nucleoside deaminase, translated as MRYIFENGNSNQEPQKKTTNSKYTSWMNSILRRSKEIGKVELPICSIILDERGRCIGRGVNRRNINKDPLGHAEIMALRQASLIKNDWRFNECTIITNLEPCTMCSSAIIQARMGKVIFGAYDKKRGGLGGSIDLSKHESAHHKMEIIGGILEDECSQILQTWFKKLRTQK; from the coding sequence ATGAGATATATTTTTGAAAATGGAAATAGTAATCAAGAACCACAAAAAAAAACAACTAATTCAAAATATACTTCGTGGATGAATTCGATATTAAGAAGATCCAAAGAAATTGGAAAAGTTGAGTTACCAATCTGTTCAATAATTTTAGACGAGAGAGGAAGATGTATAGGGAGAGGGGTTAACAGGAGAAATATAAATAAAGACCCATTAGGTCATGCTGAGATAATGGCTCTTAGGCAGGCATCTTTAATAAAAAATGATTGGAGATTTAATGAATGTACTATTATCACAAATTTAGAACCTTGTACTATGTGTTCCTCTGCCATTATACAAGCGAGGATGGGTAAGGTTATTTTCGGGGCTTACGACAAGAAAAGAGGTGGATTAGGTGGCTCAATTGACCTATCAAAGCATGAAAGTGCTCATCACAAAATGGAAATAATTGGAGGTATCTTAGAAGATGAATGCAGTCAAATTTTACAAACCTGGTTCAAAAAGTTGAGGACTCAAAAATAG
- the lspA gene encoding signal peptidase II: MIINIKTKLYFVSLSIFIILIDQFTKYLMFYNKNLFINKDFLLFKLDFVKNYGAAFNIFSGSRVFLSLISIFFSILLIYLIFRKNTFNLFDLYSYSFILGGTIGNGIDRIYRGFVVDFINLNIINFPVFNIADISINIGFFILLYNIFKNNR; the protein is encoded by the coding sequence ATGATTATTAATATAAAAACAAAATTATATTTTGTATCTTTAAGTATTTTTATTATTTTAATAGATCAATTTACTAAATATTTAATGTTTTATAATAAAAATTTATTTATTAATAAAGATTTTCTTTTATTCAAATTAGACTTTGTAAAAAATTACGGAGCAGCATTTAACATATTTAGTGGTAGTAGAGTATTTTTATCTTTAATAAGTATTTTTTTTTCTATATTACTTATTTATTTGATATTTAGGAAAAATACTTTTAACTTATTCGATTTATATTCTTATAGCTTTATTCTTGGGGGAACTATTGGTAATGGTATAGATAGGATATATAGAGGTTTTGTAGTTGATTTTATAAATTTAAATATTATAAATTTTCCAGTATTTAATATTGCTGATATATCTATTAATATTGGTTTCTTTATTTTACTGTATAACATTTTTAAAAATAATCGATAA
- a CDS encoding pyridoxal phosphate-dependent decarboxylase family protein — MAEDLINNKDIYFPSNLGTNDKLITLLNRASLTLCDWFSKADKNGPLPFDESFNCIMPAEDGNSEEDLFSDIESLLNNSFNPVHPGSLAHLDPPPLIYSILGDLIAAGLNNNLLAYELSPSVTLLEESLCKWFAKKIGFNDLSGGIAASGGTLSNLNALIAARNNAGLGSDPNSVLLVSEDAHSSFIKCIRVMGLDTRNLVRIKTDYQGRMDINDLRNSLDNCSIENKKIFAIVATLGTTVRGAIDPIKEISEICKKRNIWLHIDGSIGGVFAITSIPIEGLNNINQANSITINPQKIIGITKTSSLLLVSNMSTLENTFNTGLPYISSKENIINRGEIGIQGSRPAEVIKLWLGLRFLGLKGIENILKSSIKRKDFFVKNISKNKFDIYSGPLHIVSFLPNKLEPKDSDAWTQTKLNELINNNFMLSRPKFKGKYFLRVVMGNYNTKDSDIEELLRLLDA, encoded by the coding sequence ATGGCTGAAGATTTAATTAATAATAAAGATATATATTTCCCCTCAAATTTAGGGACTAATGACAAATTGATTACTCTTCTAAATAGAGCAAGCCTAACGCTTTGTGACTGGTTCTCTAAAGCTGATAAAAATGGTCCTTTACCTTTTGATGAGAGTTTCAATTGTATTATGCCTGCTGAAGATGGTAACTCTGAGGAAGATTTGTTTTCTGATATTGAATCTCTTTTGAATAATTCATTTAATCCCGTTCATCCTGGCTCACTAGCTCACCTTGATCCCCCACCTTTAATTTATTCTATTTTGGGAGATTTAATTGCTGCTGGTTTAAATAATAATCTTCTCGCTTACGAGTTATCACCAAGTGTAACGTTGCTTGAGGAATCATTGTGCAAATGGTTTGCCAAGAAAATAGGTTTTAATGATTTATCAGGAGGTATAGCTGCTAGCGGAGGTACATTAAGTAATCTGAATGCACTTATTGCAGCTAGAAATAATGCTGGATTAGGTTCAGATCCCAATTCTGTATTACTTGTTAGTGAAGATGCTCATTCATCTTTCATTAAATGTATAAGAGTAATGGGTCTTGATACTAGGAATCTTGTCAGGATTAAAACTGATTATCAAGGTCGAATGGATATAAACGATCTGAGAAACTCTTTAGATAATTGTTCAATAGAAAATAAAAAAATATTTGCTATTGTTGCCACCCTTGGGACAACTGTAAGAGGAGCCATTGATCCTATTAAAGAAATAAGTGAAATCTGTAAAAAAAGAAACATATGGTTACATATTGATGGTTCAATTGGAGGTGTTTTTGCTATAACTTCTATTCCAATAGAAGGTCTAAATAATATTAATCAGGCTAATTCGATAACTATAAATCCACAAAAAATTATTGGCATTACAAAGACTTCATCTTTGTTATTGGTTTCAAATATGAGTACTTTAGAAAATACTTTTAATACTGGACTACCATACATATCATCTAAAGAAAACATTATAAATAGAGGAGAAATAGGTATACAAGGTTCTAGACCTGCAGAGGTTATCAAACTATGGCTTGGGTTACGTTTTTTAGGTCTCAAAGGAATAGAAAATATATTAAAATCATCAATTAAAAGAAAAGATTTTTTTGTAAAAAATATTAGTAAAAATAAATTTGATATATATTCAGGTCCTCTTCATATTGTTTCATTCTTACCAAATAAACTTGAGCCAAAAGACTCTGATGCATGGACTCAAACTAAACTTAATGAACTAATTAACAATAATTTTATGCTTTCTAGACCAAAATTCAAAGGTAAATATTTTTTACGGGTTGTCATGGGAAATTACAATACAAAGGATTCTGATATTGAAGAACTTTTGAGACTTCTTGATGCTTAA
- a CDS encoding biotin transporter BioY: MLNFYKLIEILVSLQSIVITSMLPVYIPLPFIYKSSNNFELPITWQIPTIILLTLIFHKKVVFRAFSIYIILGLFILPVFHQGGSSGYLLTPNFGYLLGLYPLIKIIDNLNNRNKINVGNFLKNGFIAIGAMHLTGIFYNFIQIIFYSQYNLFLYNLGKYSLGKIGYHLLMLFPLLLLTKPIERLKRSK; encoded by the coding sequence ATGCTCAATTTTTATAAATTAATTGAGATACTGGTGAGTCTTCAATCAATAGTAATAACATCAATGTTACCTGTTTATATTCCACTACCTTTTATCTATAAATCTAGTAATAACTTTGAGTTACCTATCACATGGCAAATTCCGACCATAATTTTATTAACACTTATATTCCATAAAAAAGTTGTTTTCAGAGCATTTTCTATATATATAATTTTGGGGTTATTTATACTTCCTGTCTTTCACCAAGGTGGTTCATCAGGTTATTTACTCACTCCAAATTTTGGATATTTATTAGGTTTATATCCATTAATCAAAATAATTGATAATTTAAATAATAGAAATAAAATAAACGTTGGAAACTTTTTAAAAAACGGATTTATAGCAATAGGTGCTATGCATTTAACTGGAATATTTTACAATTTCATACAAATTATATTCTACAGTCAATACAATTTATTTTTATATAATTTAGGGAAATACTCATTAGGTAAAATTGGATATCATCTTTTAATGCTTTTTCCACTTTTATTACTTACTAAACCTATAGAACGTTTAAAACGTAGCAAATAA
- a CDS encoding ABC transporter permease: protein MSRNISIKEALGMATKTLVSNKLRSSLTMLGIIIGNASVITLVGLGRGAQTLAKNQLSNLGANVLFIVPGNNDTRRRGISFPKNLVLEDALAISNQVPTVKKVAPQISANEIVQSNSKSLNISIAGVTPEFLEVRSFEVDKGRFISKSDINSARSYVVIGPDLKDEFFNDNSSSLGEKIRIKDHTYEIIGILKPKGAVFGSNQDKNAYIPLTTMVNRITGKDPTYGVSLSFISVEAIDKNATSAAKFQITNLLRQRHKIIRDDDFAVRSQEDALNIVNNITSGLTFLLAGIGAVSLVVGGIGIMNIMLVSVSERTEEIGLRKAIGAKQSDILIQFLIEALILSTIGGLIGTTTGLSGVFLLSLLTPLPASVGITTTFSTMIISGSIGLIFGVLPAKRASKLDPIVALRSL, encoded by the coding sequence ATGTCTAGGAATATCTCAATAAAAGAAGCCTTAGGCATGGCCACAAAAACTTTAGTTTCGAACAAATTGAGAAGTTCGTTAACAATGCTGGGGATAATTATAGGAAATGCATCAGTTATTACACTTGTTGGGCTTGGAAGAGGTGCTCAAACATTAGCTAAAAACCAATTAAGTAATTTAGGTGCGAATGTTTTATTCATTGTTCCTGGAAATAATGACACCAGAAGAAGAGGTATTTCATTTCCTAAAAATCTTGTTTTAGAAGATGCACTAGCAATAAGTAATCAAGTCCCAACAGTTAAAAAAGTTGCGCCTCAAATTTCTGCTAACGAAATAGTGCAGTCAAATTCGAAAAGTCTAAATATATCAATTGCAGGAGTTACTCCTGAATTTCTTGAAGTAAGAAGCTTTGAGGTTGATAAGGGAAGATTTATATCTAAGAGTGATATTAATAGTGCAAGAAGTTATGTAGTAATAGGTCCTGATCTTAAAGACGAATTTTTCAATGATAATTCTTCATCACTTGGGGAAAAAATCAGAATTAAAGATCATACTTATGAAATTATTGGAATATTAAAACCAAAAGGTGCTGTATTTGGAAGTAATCAAGACAAAAATGCTTATATTCCATTAACCACCATGGTCAATAGGATTACAGGGAAAGACCCAACATATGGAGTAAGTTTAAGCTTCATTAGTGTTGAAGCGATAGATAAAAATGCAACTAGTGCCGCTAAATTTCAGATTACTAACTTATTAAGACAAAGACATAAAATAATCAGAGATGATGACTTTGCGGTTAGATCACAAGAAGATGCATTGAATATAGTAAACAATATAACAAGTGGGCTAACGTTTTTATTGGCTGGTATTGGGGCAGTATCTTTGGTGGTTGGCGGCATAGGAATAATGAATATTATGCTTGTTTCTGTAAGTGAAAGGACTGAAGAAATTGGACTTAGAAAAGCAATAGGAGCTAAACAGTCAGATATATTAATTCAATTTTTGATTGAAGCATTGATTTTATCTACAATTGGCGGGTTAATTGGAACAACAACAGGATTATCAGGTGTTTTTCTTTTATCTCTGTTAACACCACTTCCTGCATCAGTAGGAATTACAACTACTTTTTCCACCATGATCATTTCAGGATCAATAGGTTTAATCTTTGGCGTTTTACCTGCAAAAAGAGCTTCTAAATTAGATCCAATTGTTGCATTGAGAAGTTTATAA
- the glnA gene encoding type I glutamate--ammonia ligase produces the protein MSKSPQDVLSQIKDEGIELIDLKFTDIHGKWQHLTLTSDMIEEESFTEGLAFDGSSIRGWKAINASDMSMVPDASTAWIDPFYKHKTLSMICSIQEPRSGEPYDRCPRALAQKALKYLDSTGIADNAFFGPEPEFFLFDDVRYDSKEGGCFYSVDTIEAPWNTGRIEEGGNLGYKIQYKEGYFPVAPNDTAQDIRSEMLLLMGELGIPTEKHHHEVAGAGQHELGMKFDSLINAADNVMTYKYVVRNVAKKYGKTATFMPKPVFNDNGTGMHVHQSLWKSGQPLFFGEGSYANLSQTARWYIGGILKHAPSFLAFTNPTTNSYKRLVPGFEAPVNLVYSEGNRSAAVRIPLTGPSPKAKRLEFRSGDALANPYLAFSVMMLAGIDGIKHQIDPGDGVDVDLFELPADELAKIDTVPSSLNDSLNALKADKDYLLAGGVFTEDFIDNFIDIKYEEVQQLRQRPHPHEFFMYYDA, from the coding sequence ATGTCTAAGTCTCCACAAGATGTTTTAAGTCAAATTAAAGATGAAGGAATTGAACTCATCGATTTAAAATTTACTGACATCCATGGTAAATGGCAACATTTAACTCTTACATCAGACATGATAGAAGAGGAATCATTTACAGAAGGTCTAGCATTTGATGGTTCATCAATAAGAGGTTGGAAAGCAATTAACGCCTCCGACATGTCAATGGTTCCAGATGCAAGTACAGCATGGATAGATCCTTTTTATAAGCATAAAACTCTAAGTATGATTTGCTCTATTCAAGAGCCAAGAAGCGGCGAACCTTATGATAGGTGTCCAAGAGCTTTAGCTCAAAAGGCATTAAAATATTTAGATTCGACTGGTATAGCAGATAATGCATTTTTTGGACCAGAACCAGAATTCTTTTTATTTGATGATGTTAGATATGACTCTAAAGAAGGAGGTTGTTTTTATAGTGTAGATACTATTGAAGCTCCATGGAATACAGGCAGAATTGAAGAAGGGGGAAACCTAGGATACAAAATACAATATAAAGAAGGATATTTTCCAGTAGCTCCAAATGATACTGCGCAAGATATCAGATCTGAGATGCTTCTTCTTATGGGTGAATTAGGTATCCCTACTGAAAAACATCACCATGAAGTTGCTGGTGCCGGCCAACACGAGCTTGGAATGAAATTTGATTCGTTAATAAATGCTGCTGATAACGTTATGACTTATAAATACGTTGTCAGAAATGTTGCAAAAAAATATGGAAAAACAGCAACATTTATGCCCAAACCTGTTTTTAACGACAACGGAACAGGAATGCATGTTCACCAAAGTTTATGGAAGAGTGGACAGCCACTATTCTTTGGTGAAGGGTCATATGCAAATTTATCTCAAACAGCAAGATGGTACATCGGAGGCATACTTAAACATGCACCATCATTCTTAGCATTTACTAACCCAACCACTAATAGTTATAAACGATTGGTTCCAGGATTCGAAGCACCTGTAAATCTAGTTTATTCTGAGGGTAATAGATCAGCTGCGGTAAGAATACCTTTAACAGGACCAAGCCCTAAAGCTAAAAGATTAGAATTCAGATCAGGTGACGCACTTGCAAATCCTTACTTAGCATTCTCTGTAATGATGCTTGCTGGTATTGATGGAATTAAACATCAAATTGATCCTGGAGATGGAGTAGATGTAGATTTATTTGAACTTCCAGCTGATGAACTCGCAAAAATTGATACAGTACCATCATCTCTAAATGACTCACTTAATGCGCTAAAAGCAGATAAGGATTATCTACTAGCTGGTGGAGTATTTACTGAAGATTTTATTGATAACTTTATCGATATAAAATACGAAGAGGTACAACAACTAAGACAAAGGCCTCATCCACATGAATTCTTCATGTATTACGATGCATAA
- a CDS encoding pyridoxal-phosphate-dependent aminotransferase family protein has protein sequence MTEAKLIPALNKENLSHFSKTYVPSRLLLGPGPSNAHPEVLSALSLNPIGHLDEAYISLMSDVQQLLRYTWQCNNRLTLPMSGTGSAAMEASIANFIEEGEKILIAKKGYFGDRLVDMATRYKAHVSVMEKPWGEAFTYEEIEYEIETKKPTIFAIVHAETSSGVLQPLKGIGDICRKNNCLFLVDAVTSLGALELLIDEWKIDLAYSCSQKGLSCPPGLSPFTMNKRAEEKLSSRKTKVPNWYLDLSLLNKYWGSDRVYHHTAPVNMNFAIREGLRLIANEGLENVWNRHNTNARKLWNGLESLGMELHVSEDYRLPTLTTVKIPPAVDGDGFRNHLLRNFGIEIGNGLGELSGKVWRVGLMGFNSCEENVDRLLNLFDTELKKFSIFESSTF, from the coding sequence TTGACGGAAGCAAAACTTATTCCTGCTTTAAATAAAGAGAATTTATCTCATTTCTCAAAGACTTATGTTCCATCTAGACTTTTATTAGGTCCTGGACCTTCAAATGCTCATCCAGAAGTCTTAAGCGCTCTTTCTTTGAATCCTATTGGTCATTTAGATGAAGCATATATCTCATTGATGTCCGATGTACAGCAACTTTTAAGGTATACATGGCAGTGCAATAATCGTCTTACACTTCCAATGAGTGGTACTGGTAGTGCTGCAATGGAAGCTTCAATAGCCAATTTTATTGAAGAAGGAGAAAAAATTTTGATTGCTAAAAAAGGATATTTTGGGGACAGATTAGTTGATATGGCAACTAGATATAAAGCTCATGTTTCCGTTATGGAAAAACCATGGGGTGAGGCTTTTACATACGAGGAAATTGAATATGAAATAGAAACTAAAAAACCTACCATTTTCGCTATTGTTCATGCCGAAACATCTAGTGGAGTTTTACAACCTCTTAAGGGTATTGGCGATATATGTAGAAAAAATAACTGCTTGTTTTTAGTTGATGCAGTTACTTCACTTGGCGCTTTAGAATTATTGATAGACGAATGGAAAATTGATCTAGCATACAGTTGTAGTCAAAAGGGATTAAGTTGTCCCCCAGGATTAAGTCCTTTTACAATGAATAAAAGAGCTGAAGAAAAACTAAGTTCAAGAAAAACAAAAGTACCTAACTGGTATTTAGATTTATCATTATTAAATAAATATTGGGGTTCTGATCGTGTTTACCACCATACTGCGCCAGTAAATATGAATTTTGCTATTCGTGAAGGTTTACGATTAATTGCGAATGAGGGATTAGAAAATGTTTGGAATAGACATAATACTAATGCAAGGAAGTTGTGGAATGGTTTAGAAAGTCTTGGAATGGAATTACATGTATCAGAGGATTATAGATTGCCAACTTTAACCACAGTTAAAATACCTCCAGCTGTTGATGGGGATGGTTTTAGAAATCATCTCTTAAGAAACTTCGGAATTGAAATAGGAAATGGACTTGGAGAATTATCTGGTAAGGTTTGGCGTGTAGGGCTAATGGGTTTTAATTCATGTGAGGAGAATGTTGACAGATTATTAAACCTATTTGATACTGAGCTAAAGAAATTTTCTATTTTTGAGTCCTCAACTTTTTGA